Part of the Rhizobiales bacterium NRL2 genome is shown below.
TGGTCCCCGGCTTTCATAAATAGTGGTCTCTCGCGCGTGGCACCAATCCCCAACGGTGTGCCAGTTGTGATGACGTCGCCCGGCTCCAGGACTGCAAAGGTGCTGATGTAGGCGATGAGGAAGGGCACCGAAAAGATCAACTCGGCAACGGACTCATGCTGCATCCGCTCCCCGTTTAGGCGTGTTGTCAGTACCAGGTGAGCCGGATCCGGTATCTCGTCGGCAGTGACCAACCACGGTCCCATGGCACCGCTGTGTTGGAAATTCTTACCTGCCGTCGCCTGGCTAGAATGTCTTTGCCAGTCCCGAACAGAATGGTCCCCGAAACAAGTGTAGCCCCCTACAAACGACAGGGCGGTCTCCTCTTTGACGCGGTGAGCGCGTCGGCCGATTATGACTGCCAGTTCGCCTTCGAAGTCGTATTGATTCGATACGCTGGGTCGAACGATCGACTGTCCATGGCCGACCACAGACGACGGAAACCGCACGAAAAGCGAAGGCTTCTCTGGAACGGAACGGCCTGCTGCCGCGACGTGGGGGCGGTAGTTCATACCCACGCAGATGATCTTATCGGCATCCGGAACCGTCGGTTCAAATACGATCTCCGCGAGCGGTCGTGCTGCTCGCCCCTTCGCCGCCGCCTCAATCTCACTCGTTGAGGCCCTTCCCAGCGCGGCCCTCATAGAGGGCCAGCAGCTCGTCAAATCGACGACGCCTGCATCTGTTACAGCGCCAAAGCGCCGGTCAACTCCATCAAGGTAGCTCAACAATTTCATGGCTGAGGGACTGGCGATTCAGATCAATATGAAACAACGGGCACCGAGCCGCCGTCGACGGCTATCGCTTCACCGGTGATCGCCGCGGCCTGGGCAGATGCGAGAAATACGACCAAGGGTGCGATGTCGGATGGCTCGACCAACCGACCGATAGGGAAGTCCGAGATAAACGCCGCCTCTGCCTCTTCCTGGGTGCTGCCGAGCAGTTCGGCCTTAGCCTTAAGCCTGTCGTTGTAGCGGTCGGTCCTCGTGAACGGTGGATGTACTACGTTGACGGTGATTCCGTCCGGCGCTGTGTCGATGCTGAAGTGCTTAGCGAAATTCACCAGCGAAGAGTTGCCGAGTCCGCTCGGCAGAGAACGAGCGGCGGGTGTGCGCGCGGAAGTGCCTCCGATGCAGATAATTCGCCCTTGGCCGGATATTCGCAGATGCGGTAACGCCGCGCGCGCGCAACGCATGGTTGCCAGCGTCTTACCCATGACGCGTTCCATCAGAGCGTCGTCACTCAAGGTTTCGAGTTTGCCACTGATATTAGTCGACGCGTTGCTGATCAAGATGTCAAGACAACCGAGCGCGGCGGCCGCGTCCCCGACCACTTTGGCACAGCCCTCAGCCGTGAACAGATCGGTCACGAACGCTTCCACTTGGCCACCGTGGGCCGCAATGGCCAAGCGCGCTTTATCCAGCGCAGAACGGTCTCGCCCACAGATGGCTACCTTGGCACCCTCCTCGGCAAACGCCAGCGCAATGGCCAATCCGATCCCGCGGTTGCCCCCGGTGACGAGGACCGCCCGTCCTTTAAGGCCCAACTTCATTGGTGATGGCTACTCCCGATCGGTCCGGTGATCAAACTTCATTGTCCCTACGCCTTGGCCGACTTAAGCATATTGTTGCGCTTCAGATCCTTAGAGTTTCGCCGAACGTAGGACTTATTCTCGGGATCGAAGTAATTGCGGTCCGGCTTGTAGTGCCCCCCGACGATGGTCACCGACCAAGTGTCGTCGGTCAGCGCCGTAAAGCTGTGAATTTCCGAAGGAGGGGCAACCATCATCATATCGCCAGTCTCGAGCATGCGGTCGTCCAGCATCTCGAGATCCGCGAACCCCTCCTTGGTCCCGTCGTCCTTGCGCTCGAACAGAGCATGATTCAACTGGCCACTGTAGATGCCCATAGCCTCCCAGACGCCGTGGTCGTGGGGGGGACATATTTGCCCTTAGGCAAGTGGTCGAAGGAGATATAGATCTCACCATCATAATATAGATAGCGCGATTCATCTATATGGTTGCCTTCGCGCTTGACACCGATTTCGGTCAGATCGCTGGCAAGAACTTTAGCCAACGACTCCCGCAGCCCGTCCATCAGCTTCGGGCCGTCCATGCCTACCAACGCCTTTTGACGCCGAACTTCGTCCGCCAAATCGCGAACGACGTGACTTGAGTGCCGTACTGTGTCAGGCATTGACCTATCTCCTCGTTATCAACATCTAGATTATCGTAGCATGCGGTAATATGTACGGACAAATAATTTCTGGAGCCTCCGCACTTTATCCGCAACTTGATGATCGGAAGAACCTCACCGCCATGTCCGGCACGGACACTCCACGCAAGGTTAGGGAACTAATGCAAAACCGGCCATCAATTGGCATGCATGCCGGAACCACAGAGAAACAGGTCGAGCTGTCAGGTTTGGTAGGATGACGTCCACTGGAAATCGCGCTCAACTACCGCTAGACGATAATGTGGGATCTCCGCTCTACGCACGCCTGCGCGAAGATTTGCGCGCGTCGATCGAGAAAGGCGAGTACGCGGTCGGCGACTACTTGCCGACCGAAGCGGAACTTTGCAGGACTTTCGGTGCGAGCCGGCATACGGTCCGCGAAGCGCTGCGCGGACTGGTTGAAGCCGGCATGATTGAACGCCGGCAGGGGGCGGGCAGCAAGGTAGTTCCGTTTTCCTTGGACAAGGTCCTCGTCCAATCCGTGGCCCATTCGTTCGCCGAGATCTGGGAAACGGCGAAGGCCACCCGGCTCACGGTTGGCAGCTCAGAGATCGCCGCGCTGGATGACGCTGAAAGCGATCTGATGGGGGTGCCGGTTGGAAGCCGCTGGCTTCGAATCGAGGCCGAGCGACGTACACTCGAGGGCAACCGGCTGATCAACACTATGGTCATATATGCCCACGCGCGTTTCAATCACATACTCAAGGATTTGGGTAACATCCAGATGCCACTGTTCGCGATTGTCGAAAGCCATTCCGGCGAACGCGTCGAGGAGGCGATCGTGGAAATCTCGACCTGTTATCTGACGAAACCAGAGGCTGAACGTCTCCATCAAGATGAAGGATCAGCGGCGCTCAAGATCGTGAGGCGGTACTTAGACGTCAGCGGCAGCACGATGTTAGTTGGTGTCAATTACCACCCGGCCGAAACCTTCACATACAAGATAAAGATGGAGCGCAAGCCTGATCGATCCTGACGCCGGCCCCTTGTCCCTTCCCGGGGAGCCAGTGTCCAGTGTCGGGGGGTCACCGCGGGCCAGCACGGCTTTCCGGAACGGGCGCATGGGTTGCCATGCAAACGAAGCTCGACAGGAAGGTCTTTCGACACGCCGAAGGCGGCGCAATATTCTGCTGAAAAATCGTAGTTTTGCGATAGACCCCGCCCGAGCCGACCTGACAAATTGACAAAAATACTGCATCGTGATATTTGTCCGGACATACATAAAGAACAGGGGGGAGCTAAAATGAGCGGGCAATATCTTAGGATAAAAATTGGGCGAATGGTCGTCTTCGCGACCGTTTTGGTTGGCGCATCAATCACTGCGTCCTACGCAAGCGCGAATGATATCATCCGGTGGGGATCATCTGTCGTCGGCGCCGGATCGCAGGCAACCATTGCGGCTATGGCTTCAGTCATCACTGCGAACACTGACCTGACCGTGCTGGAACAGGTCACGGGCGGCCCCGCGGAAAACATGCGGCTGTTGCCACGCGGCGAAATCGATGTAGGCCAGCTATCATCCGACGTCGCCTACCACGGCTATCGGGGCGAAGCCAACTACGCGAGCCAAGGCAAGTCGGATCTCATGGGGCTATTCACGCTCTACCCGGCCGGTTTGACCTTCATGACGGCGAAGAATTCCGGGCTGACACATATCGATCAGCTCAAGGGCAAGCGTATCGCCGTTGGCCCTGCCGGTTCCGCAGGGCCCCGGATCGTGGAGGCCTGGCTCAAAGCCTATGGGATTGCCGAGGGATCAGACCTGGTGGCCATCGGATATAGCGAGGGCGCGGACGCTCTTCGCAGCGGCACGGTGGATGCCGCCTTCATCGTGACCACCGGCAAAGGCCCGGCGGGCTTCACAAACAAACTCGATCTTTCGATGGACGCGGTGCCCGTCGAGTGGAGCTTCGATGGTCCTGGGTATGCCAATCTCCAGAAGAACTCGCCCGAGTTTGACGTGACAGCGACAATCGAGAAGGGTTGGCTGAAGCACCTTGATCGGGATATTCGAGTGCCGGCAACGTACTCCGCAGAATATGCGACAGGCCGCCTCTCGGAAGACAGCGCTTACAGGCTGGTGAAGGCCGTCTGGGAGCTGCGCGAAGAGATCAAGAGGCACGTCGCCAATGCCAAGTGGTACGCTGCCGATCCGGCGCGTCTCCTGCAGGGTCTGGCCCCCGCGGTTCCGGTCCATCCCGGTGCGGTTCGTTTCTACAAGGAAATCGGAGTCTGGGATCCCGAAGTCTACACCGTGGGTGTAATCCGCGAGTAGCATTCTCCCGCTCTCATTTGGATGGACGTTACGCAGGCGCGCTCGGTGCGCCTGCGTAACGTAGTTCCGAAGAGGATAACACGCGTGAGAGCCGGCAGGTAGATTTGGGATCGCGATGTTTTCGAAGAGCCGAATTTTCAATGCGATGGTCGTCGCGCTGTCCGTTGCGATGGTGGTCTATCAGGTCTGGTATGTATTTCGCCCCACCATTTCACCCGTCGAAGCCGGCAACATACATCTGGGCTTCGGCCTAACCCTGGTTTTCCTCTACGCCTTGCGCCGCGCCGCGGGTTGGTTGGAAGCGTCGCTGATCGTCGTCTTCATTGTCGCCGGACTAGCGGTCACTGCCTATGTCGGCATCAATTACGAAGCGCTCATTGATCGAATGGGCGCGTCCACCAAGCTTGATTTCTATGTCGGAATCGTTCTCATCATCGTCGTGCTGGAAGGTGCCCGCAGGGCCTTTGGCTGGGCGATCCCGATATTCGCATTGATAATCTTGGCCTATGCTTACTGGGGCCCACATATGCCCGGGCTCCTGATGCACGGTGGCTTCTCCGTGACCCGTCTGGTCGGCAACATGACCACTTATCTCACCGGAGTTTACGGTTCCGTCCTTGCCACATCGACCTCGTTGATCGCCATTTTCATGATTTTCGGCGGCATACTCAATGCCTGTTACGCTAGCGATTTTTTCGTAAAGCTGGCGTTGCGTCTAACCCAAGGCACCCGCGCCGGTCCCGCACTTGCTGCTGTGAGCGCCAGCGCATTGTTCGGGTCGATCAGCGGTTCGCCGGTGGCCAATGCGACCACAACCGGCATATTCACCATTCCGCTGATGCGGCGACATGGCTTCTCCGGCTCGTTCGCCGGCGCCACAGAGGCCGTCGCGTCGACCGGCGGCACCCTGATGCCGCCGATCATGGGCGTGGCGGCCTTCCTAATGGCGTCGATCACGGGAATTCCCTACATCGAGATCGCAGCGCATGCGCTGGTTCCATCTATCATCTACTTCGCGGCGGTCACAATCGCGGTGTATATTCAGGCGCGAAAGGCAAACCTGAAACACTCGCGCATCGAGATCGCCGCCGAACGGCGTTGGACAATGATACTCGAGGCCGTGACCTTCTTCGTTCCCTTCGGTCTGATCGTGTTCCTCATGATCGCCCGCTATCCTGTAACCATGGCGGCCCTGGTCGGCACCTCGGCACTGATCTTCCTCGTGATCTTGCGCGAAGCTCTTTACTGGCTACTACCAATCCCTCCGCCGACTCTATTGGGCGCGACGCAGCGAAATACAAGCCCAAACGAAGTGCGCGCCCGGCGCGAAGGCATAATTGGCCAGATGCTGAACGGCGCCGCTGACGGTGCCATCAACGCGGCACGCATCGGTGTGGTCTGCGCGACGCTCGGCATGGTCATTCATGCCTTCACGATGACCGGGATGGCCGGGCGCCTTGTTCACAACATGTCAGCGCTCGCCGGGGATAATCTATTGCTGACGCTTTTTGTGGTGGCCGCCGTCTCCTTGCTGTTCGGCCTCGGTGTGCCGACCGTCGGCTCTTACGTGATCGTTGCGGTGCTCGCTGCGCCGCTGCTGACCATCTTGGGCGTCGAATTGCTCTCGGCCCACATGTTCGTTCTCTACTTCACTATGATGTCCGGCCTAACGCCGCCTGTTGGCACGACCGTTGTCGTGACAGCACAAATTGCGGCGGCCAATTACTGGAAGACCGCTCTAAAGAGCATTACAATGGCGATGCCGGGCTTCGTTGTTCCGTTTCTCTATGCCTACGAGCCAGCGCTACTGGGTTTCGGGAACATGACCGAAATTGTCTGGACTTCGCTTTCGGTCATAATCGGAGTTTTCGCTTTCACGGCCTGTATCGAGAACTTCACTGTCGCGCGCTGTAGTCTCCTTGAACGGGTGGTGTTACTTTTTGCCACGGCGCCGTTGCTACTTGCCGGTGTGATCGGCTTCTGGGCTGCGGTAGTTGGCGCGTGTATTGTCGCCCTGCTCCTGTTGATGCAGCAACGCCGCCTGCGTTTGCAACAGGCTAACGTATAGTGGATAAAATCTAAGATTGAACCGCGCCGGTTGATCTACTCCCCTTCGGTTGGACAGGTTTGACCAGGATTTAAGCTACAGTCGGTGCCGGCCGATCGGGTTTTCCATCACTTCCGTCACGCTACCATGGCTGCCGGCTGGAGGTCCGGGCGGGAGCTCGGGCCGGAGGCCGACAGCGCATTTCGATATACCGAAGCCGGGGTCGCCCCGCCATGGGCGGTGTGCGGTCGTCGGTGGTTGTAGAAGCTGATCCAGGCTTCGATGCCCCGGCGCGCATCGCTGCCGCCGGCGAAGGCGTGCAGATAGACGCACTCGTACTTCAGCGACCGCCAGAGGCGCTCGATGAAGATGTTGTCGAGGCAGCGTCCGCGCCCGTCCATCGAGATGCGCACACCGAAGTCCTTCAGGCGCTGCGTCCAGGCCCAGGCCGTGAACTGGCTCCCCTGATCGGTATTGAAGATCTCCGGTGGCCCGTGGCGTTCCAGCGCTTCCTCCAGGGCATCAATGCAGAACTGCGCCTCCATGGTGTTCGACAGCCGCCATGCCAGCACCTTGCGGCTCGACCAGTCCATGATGGCGACGAGATAGAGGAAGCCCTTTGCCAACGGCACGTAGGTGATGTCGGCGCACCAGACCTGGTTCGGCCGGTCGATCATCATCCCGCGCAGCAGATAGGGGTAAAGCCGATGGCCTTTGGCGGGGATCGTCGTCCGTGGCCGGCGATAGATCGGCGTCAGACCCATCAGGCGCATCAGCCGGCGCACCCGCTTCACGTTCACAAGGCGCCCCGTGGCACGGAGATGCCAGGTCATCTGCCGGGCGCCGTAGAACGGGGCCTCCAGGAACTGGCGGTCGATCTCCGCCATCAGCGCCAGGTTCTCGGCGCTCTCGCCCCTGGGTACGTGGTAGTAGGTTGAACGGCTGATCGACGCCAGCCGGCATTGCCGGACAATCGACAGCTTCGGGTGGTCGGGCTGGATCATCGCCTTCCGCTCCTGCCGGGAAGCCGACGCAGCCCGTCGGCTAAAAAATCCCGTTCCACCGTCAGCTCGCCGATCTTGGCGTGCAGGTCCTTGATCCGTGCCGCGTCCGCCTCCGGGTCGGACGTCGCACGACCGCGCTGGAACAGCTCCGAAGCACCCTCCAGCAGCGCCTTCTTCCATTGATGGATCATCGTCGGGTGGACACCGAACCTGCTCGCCAGTTCCGAGACCGTTTGTTCGCCCTTCAGGGCCTCCAGCGCCACCCGCGCCTTGAACTCGGGCTTGTGCTGCTTCCGTTTCGTCATCGCTGATCTCCTCGTCTCGAGGATCAGCAGACACCGCCACCGTAGCCTACGTCACTGTCCGATTTACGGGGCACAGCTCAGTCCAAAGAGCTACCGCTCACTTACGCTACTCTCCGCCTGCGATTGCCCAGGTCACCAGGAAAGATTAGGCTCGGCCCGTGAGGCAGGGGAACCATCCGGTGGCAAAATGGCGATAAATGAGGATGCGCTAAACGCGTTTTTTCAGACGCATCCCAAGCAGAAGGCGGCTGCTGCTGCGCTGGACGAAGCGTTCGATGTAACATACGGCGCCTACCAGTTCGGACAGGCGTTCTGGCTTTGCAAGCCGAAACCATTTGCAGCTGAGAGGTTTGGACTTCAGCGCGAGGTTATCGCGGTGTATTCGCCGCATGCGCGGGCCGACGCACGGCTGCTGACGGCGCTTGAGAATATATCTCGGGCGCCAGAGTTTCGCCATCGGGTGGAGAACGTCGTCGCGCTGGTGATCTACGAAGGTGATGAGGAGCCAATCGAGGGCTTGGTGGCCCAGAGCAAAGAATGGGTGATTGTTCCCCTTTCGGCGGAGGAACTGGAAAACAGAGGCAAGCGGACCTTCCTCATACGATTGAAGATGGC
Proteins encoded:
- a CDS encoding 5-carboxymethyl-2-hydroxymuconate isomerase gives rise to the protein MKLLSYLDGVDRRFGAVTDAGVVDLTSCWPSMRAALGRASTSEIEAAAKGRAARPLAEIVFEPTVPDADKIICVGMNYRPHVAAAGRSVPEKPSLFVRFPSSVVGHGQSIVRPSVSNQYDFEGELAVIIGRRAHRVKEETALSFVGGYTCFGDHSVRDWQRHSSQATAGKNFQHSGAMGPWLVTADEIPDPAHLVLTTRLNGERMQHESVAELIFSVPFLIAYISTFAVLEPGDVITTGTPLGIGATRERPLFMKAGDQVEIEITSIGTLANTVVDEDR
- a CDS encoding integrase, encoding MIQPDHPKLSIVRQCRLASISRSTYYHVPRGESAENLALMAEIDRQFLEAPFYGARQMTWHLRATGRLVNVKRVRRLMRLMGLTPIYRRPRTTIPAKGHRLYPYLLRGMMIDRPNQVWCADITYVPLAKGFLYLVAIMDWSSRKVLAWRLSNTMEAQFCIDALEEALERHGPPEIFNTDQGSQFTAWAWTQRLKDFGVRISMDGRGRCLDNIFIERLWRSLKYECVYLHAFAGGSDARRGIEAWISFYNHRRPHTAHGGATPASVYRNALSASGPSSRPDLQPAAMVA
- a CDS encoding transposase codes for the protein MTKRKQHKPEFKARVALEALKGEQTVSELASRFGVHPTMIHQWKKALLEGASELFQRGRATSDPEADAARIKDLHAKIGELTVERDFLADGLRRLPGRSGRR